A window from Candidatus Nitrospira neomarina encodes these proteins:
- a CDS encoding DUF481 domain-containing protein, with the protein MALRLKLFIVLLSIALISGGGPLYAAVSGQISLKDGTILKGKIFGMTNGVLRVRASASMHNPIPLRWKEVTGLTTEEAVTVDLDTGEIYEGRIQMAESGTIQVLRDQDSAPLMITLNSVKAIKSSKENAMGEESEELDEITLKNDMHLIGKIVSMEEKTLTIETAYAGDISVQWDEVEQLQSQTPLSVQVFEEEREPNGDDFLKTSRTAVTELGGSEGISPARVKTINIPELRYKGTFDLGGNRTKGNTDTTAVNASTDNTIWTERHRGLLNGKYAFASADGENTAKNARGTLGYDYFFNKRLFVNSYEFLEYDKFQGLDLRSTTSLGLGYQFFDSPSHGLSGSIGPAFVYEKFQETGTTKTATAAWAVDWNYDLIADRIRVYHRQKGFRDLGVGGSTALRWTSEQGARIEVYGRLYLKVAFEYRYNSDPEPGKKKSDEAFIWALGYEFSS; encoded by the coding sequence ATGGCATTGAGATTGAAGCTCTTCATCGTCCTACTTAGTATTGCGCTGATTAGTGGGGGTGGTCCTCTTTATGCCGCCGTCTCCGGTCAGATTTCGCTGAAAGATGGCACTATTCTCAAAGGCAAGATATTTGGCATGACAAATGGTGTCCTCCGGGTGAGAGCGTCAGCGAGTATGCACAATCCTATTCCCCTTCGTTGGAAAGAGGTGACGGGGTTGACAACTGAAGAGGCGGTCACGGTGGATCTGGATACCGGCGAGATCTATGAAGGCCGAATCCAAATGGCTGAGTCCGGAACAATCCAGGTGTTGAGAGACCAGGACTCGGCTCCCCTGATGATCACCCTCAATTCCGTAAAGGCTATCAAAAGCTCAAAAGAGAATGCCATGGGTGAAGAGAGTGAAGAGTTAGATGAAATCACTCTCAAGAATGACATGCATCTGATCGGAAAAATTGTCTCGATGGAGGAAAAGACCCTTACTATCGAAACTGCCTATGCAGGAGATATATCGGTTCAGTGGGATGAGGTGGAACAACTCCAGTCTCAAACTCCGCTTTCCGTTCAAGTTTTTGAGGAAGAGAGAGAACCCAATGGAGATGACTTTCTCAAAACCTCCCGTACGGCTGTGACCGAATTAGGCGGCAGTGAAGGCATATCGCCGGCGCGTGTGAAGACCATCAATATTCCTGAGCTTCGCTATAAAGGAACCTTCGATCTGGGAGGTAACCGCACGAAGGGGAATACGGACACCACGGCTGTGAACGCCTCAACGGACAATACCATTTGGACGGAACGACACCGTGGCCTCTTGAACGGTAAGTATGCCTTTGCCTCGGCGGATGGAGAGAACACAGCAAAAAATGCCAGAGGCACATTAGGCTATGACTATTTTTTTAACAAAAGGTTGTTTGTTAACAGTTACGAATTCCTCGAATATGATAAGTTTCAGGGATTGGATCTTCGGAGTACGACCAGCCTGGGTCTCGGGTATCAATTTTTCGATTCCCCAAGCCATGGTTTAAGTGGGTCCATCGGTCCGGCGTTTGTTTACGAAAAGTTTCAGGAGACCGGGACGACCAAAACCGCTACCGCTGCATGGGCAGTGGATTGGAATTATGATCTGATTGCAGATCGAATACGGGTGTATCACCGCCAAAAAGGATTTCGCGACCTGGGAGTAGGCGGAAGTACGGCCCTACGGTGGACATCCGAGCAGGGCGCTCGCATAGAAGTGTATGGGAGACTATATCTGAAAGTGGCTTTCGAATACCGATACAACAGCGACCCGGAGCCAGGGAAGAAAAAATCGGATGAAGCGTTCATATGGGCCTTGGGCTATGAGTTTTCGAGTTGA